The genomic segment TGCTGAAAGACCAGCCCCACCCGCCCGGCCCGCCGTCGCGCCCGCGCCTGGGTGTCGAGAAGGTCCACCCGCTCGCCCGCCCACCACACCTCGCCGCCCTGGGGGGTGTCCAGCCCGCCCAGCAGGTGCAGCAGCGTGCTCTTGCCGCTCCCCGACGGCCCCGAGACAGCCACGACCTCGCCCGGCCCCACCACCAACGAGACTCCGTGCAGCACGATCTGGTCCCCGAAGCCGTGCCGCACCTCGCGGGCTTCCAGGGCGGGGGGCGGGGCAGAGGGAGCGGCGGTCACGCGCGGCACTGTAGCGCAAGGGGCGTGCCCCGGCCGGGGACAACACGGGGGCCGGGGCATGCTCTAGCATGCGGCCTGAGATGTCGGTTCTGGACGAGTTGAGAACTTCGCCGCTGTTCCAGGGCGTGCCGGAGGACGCGGTGCGCGAGGCCGCCGGAATTGTGACCCCCCGCCACTTCCGGCGCGGTGAACTGATCGTCGAGCAGGACGCCCAGGGCGAGGCGATGCACCTCGTCACGCGCGGGGTGGTGCGGGTCAGCCGCGTCAGCGTGGGGGGCCGCGAGCGGGTGCTGGGCGACCTCTACGCACCGGGCGTGATCGGGGAAACGTCGGTGCTGGCCCGGCAGGAGCGCAGCGCGTCTGTGCGGGCGCTGGAGGAGGTCCGCACCCTGATGCTGTACCGCAGCCACTTTGAGCTGATCCTGCGTCACCACCCGAAGGTGCTGTGGAACCTCGCCGAGATGCTGGCCCGCCGGGTGACCCTCCTGAACGACGAGCTGATCGCCTTCGGGCTAAATACCGAAGCCGCCCTCGCCCACGTCTTCGGCCACCTCCACGCGGTCCGGGTGGCGGCGGGGGTGCCGCGCCCGGAAGTGCTGCCCCTCTCCACCGCCGACATCATGGCCCGCACCAGCAGCAGCCGTGAGACGGTCGTGCGTGTCCTCAAGCGCATGGAGGGCCACGGCCTGCTGCGGGTGGGTCCCCAGAGCGTGACCCTCCTCAACCCGGCGGCGCTCGATCAGGTGTCGCTGGAGGCGGCGGACGCGGACTGAGAGAAAGAGGACTACACGAAAGGCGGAAGGCTCCCATCGGTGGCCCTCCGCCTTTCCCGTGACGCCTACGCCTCCTTCTTCAGCAGCACACTCTTGAGGTACAGGCTTTCCGGCACGCTCAGCAGGTGGGGGTGATCGGCGGGCTGGTAGGTGATCGCCACGACCTCCGCGCCGCACCCGGCCTCGCCCGCCGCCACGCGGGCCGCGTCGAGCAGGTCGTCCACCCGGATGTAGTGGGCGCAGGTGCTCACGAGCAGGTGGCCGCCGGGCCGCAGCATCCGCAGGGCGCGGGCGCTGCCGTCGGTGAAGATGCGCTTGGCGCGGGGCACATCCTCCTTGCGCTTGGCGAGGGTGGGCGGGTCGAGGACCGCCGCCCCGAAGGTCCGCTTCTCGCGCTCCAACGCCGTCAGCGTCTCGATGGCGTCTCCCCAGCGCACGCCGACCTGCACCCCGTTCTCGCGGGCCTCGCGCTCCAGCACCCCCAGCGCCGCTTGGTCCTTGTCGAGCGCGACGGGTTTCGCCCCCGCCCGCGCGGCGTGCAGGCTGAAGCCCCCGGTGTACGAGTACACGTCGAGAAAGCCCTCGCCGGGCGCTGCGAGCGAACGCATCAGCCGCCGGTTGTCGCGCTGGTCCAGAAAAAAGCCCGTCTTCTGCGCGTCGAAGGGGCTGAAATGCAGCGAGAGGTCATCTTCGTGGAAGGTCACGCGCTCCGGTACATCGCCCCACAGCACGCCCGTGCGGAGCTCCAGCCCCTCACGGCGGCGCTCGCCCGTGTCGCTGCGCTCGAAGGCCGAGGTCGCGTCCGTCTCCTCGCGCAGCGCCCGCAGGATCAGGTCGCGGTGGCGCTCCACCCCTGCGTTGCGAAGCTGCACGCTCAGCACGTCCCCAAACTGGTCGGCCACCACGCCGGGCAGCCCGTCGGCCTCGGCGTACAGGACGCGGCGGGCATCGGTGTTCTCGATGCGGCCCTCGCGGCGGGCCAGCGCCGCCCGCACCCGCGAGCGGTAGAAGGCGAGGTCAATCGCCTCGCCCGGCGTCCACGTCAGCATCCGCAGCGGCGTCGCGCCCTGCGGGTTGAAGTACCCGCGTCCGATCAGCGACCCGTCGGGTGCCCGCACGTCCACGACCTCGCCCGCCTCTATCCCCGGCCCCGCCTCCCCGATGTCCCCCGCGTGCCCGAAGGGGTAGCGGCCCGAGATGCGCCGCACCGCCCCCGGCTTCAGGGTCACGCTTGCCAACCTGCTCGCCTTCGTCATGGGTGCAGGCTAGCAGGGGCCGGGGGGGTGCCCGCTCTGCCATCATCGGGCGCATGGAACAGTTCGCGCAGTTCGTGGTGGGCGGCCAGCGGGTCTACGGGATGCTGCACGTCCCAGAGGAACACAGTCTGGGGGGCGGGCGCCCGGCGCAGGGCTGGCCCAGCGTGGTCATGCTGCACGGCTTTACCGGCAACCGGGCCGGGGACCACCGCCTGCTGCCGCTGTTCTCGCGGTATCTCGCAGCGCGGGGGGTGGCGTCCCTCCGCTTCGACTTTCGCGGCAGCGGCGAGTCGGAGGGAGACTTCTCCGAGATGACGGTCGCCCGCGAGGTGGAGGACACGGAGGCCGCCTTCGGGTACGTGCGCGGCCTGCCCATGCTCGACCCCGAGCGGGTGATGCTGCTCGGCTTCAGCATGGGGGGCCTCGTCGCGGCCCTCGCCGCCGAGCGGGTGCGGCCCCACCGACTTGCGCTGTGGGCACCTGCCCTGCCGGAGCTGTGGCTGGGCTTCCTGCGCGGCGGCTACGCCCCCCCGGTCATCCGCGACTACGGCGGCTGGCCGCTGGGCCGCGAGTTCCTGCTGGAGATGCCCCGCGTGCAGCCCCTGGAGGCCGCCGCCCGCTGGGGCGGGGTCGCCCGCGTCTTCCACGGCGACGCCGACACGGTCTGCCCGCCCGACTTCGGGGTGCGCTACGCCCAGGCCCTCGGCTGCGACGCGGTGGCGATTCCCGGCGCGAACCACACCTTCGACTCGCTGGAGGCGGTGGAGAGGCTGTACCAGGAGACGGGGCGGTTTGTGACGGGGGGATAGGAGAGAGGGCCGGGGATCATCTCCCGGCCCCCTTCTATTCCCGCTACCTACAGCGCCAGATACGCTTCCCGCACCGCCGGGTCTGCGAGCAATTCCGCTCCGCTGCCCTCCTTCACGACCTGCCCGTTTTCCAGCACGTAGGCTCGGTGCGCGAGCTTGAGGCTCAGGCCCACGTTCTGCTCGACCAACAGGACGGTCACGCCCTCCTGGTTGACGGCCTTCAGCGCCTCGAACACGGTCTGGGTCATCAGCGGCGAGAGGCCCAGCGAGGGTTCGTCCACCACCAGCACTGAGGGACGGCTCATCAGCGCCCGGCCCACCGCGACCATCTGCTGCTCGCCGCCCGAGAGCGTTCCGGCAAGCTGCCCGGCCCGCTCGCTGAGGCGCGGGAACAGTTCGTAGACGTGCGCCAGCGTCTGCGCCTGCACCGCCCGCGCCTCCGGCCGCATCGCCGCGCCGAGTTCGAGGTTCTCGCGCACGGTCATCAGCGGGAACAGTTCGCGGCCTTCCGGGACGTGCCCCAGCCCCAGCCCCACGATCTGCGAGGGCGCCGAGCGCGTGATGTCCCGCCCGCCCAGCGTGATGCGCCCCGCCGAGGGCTTCACCACGCCGCTCACCGCCCGCAGCGTGGTCGTCTTGCCCGCTCCGTTCGCCCCGATCATGGCGACGAATTCGCCGGGAGCCACCCGCAGGCTCACGTCCCACAGCACCTGCACCTTGCCGTATCCGGCGGCGAGGTTCTCGATCACCAGTTCCTGGCCCTGGGTGCGGCTCGCGGCCGGATTCATCTGTGTCGCCGTCATGCGTGAAGTCCTTCCTCGGTGCCCAGGTATGCGGCAACCACCTGCGGGTTGGCCGTGACCTCGCGGTAGGTGCCCTCGGCGAGCACCTGTCCCTGGTCCATCACAACGACCCGGTCGGCCAGGTCGCGCACCACCGGCATGATGTGTTCGATGAACAGCACGCTGACCCCGCTGTCGCGCACGCTGCGGACGAGCCCCACGGCCTCCTGCGCCTCCCCCGGCCGCAGCCCGGCCATCACCTCGTCCAGCAGCAGCACGCGCGGCTGCGTCGCGAGGGCACGGGCGACCTCCAACCGCTTGTCTTGCAGCAGGGTCAGCTCGTGGGCCTCCTTGTCGGCGTGGGCGGCGAGGCCGGTGCGTTCCAGCAGGTCGTAAGCCCGCTCCCGCGCCTGCCCCAGCGTCACGCCGCGCTTGCCGAACAGCGCTCCCACCGTCACGTTCTCGTGCACGGTCATCTCGGGAAAGGGCCGCACGATCTGGAAGGCCCGCCCCAGCCCCGCGTGACACCGCGCTTCCATCGGCTCCTGCGTCACGTCGCGTCCCAGCAGGTGCAGCCGCCCGCTGCTGGGGCGGTAGACCCCCGACAGCAGATTCAGCAGCGTCGTCTTGCCCGCCCCGTTTGGCCCGATCACCGCCAGAATCTCGCCGTCGTACTGGCTGAAACTGACGTTCTGCACGGCGAGAAGGCCCCCGAACCGCTTGCTGAGGCCATCGGCCCGCAGCACCACGTCACCCTGGCCCACCGCTGAAGGCTGCACACCCACCGCCGTCATACGTCCCCCCCATGCTTGCCCCGCTTGAACAGGCCCATCAGCCCACGCGGCAGCCACAGGATGCTCAGCATCAGCACCAGCCCGTACACCACGAGGTAGCCGTTCTTGATGTAGGCGTGCAGGATTTCCTCGGCCACGCGCAGCACCGTCGCCCCCAGAATCGGCCCCAGGGTGGTGTACAGCCCCCCGAAAATCGAGGTGGTCAGCGGCGCGATGGAGTTGGCGAGGCTGAAGGTTTCCAGCGGGTTGATGAAAAAGGTCTTGCCCGCGTACAGCACCCCGCCCAGCGCGGCCAGGAACGACGAGATGAAAAAGGCCAGCAGCTTGTATTTCACGACGCTGACACCCAGCACCCGCGCCGTTTCCTCGCCCTGCCGAATGGCGGCGAAAGCGTGGTGCAGCCGCGAACGCCGGATGGCGAGGCTCACGAGCGCGGTGAACAGCAGGATGCCGAACGCGAGGAAGTACTGCGCCCGCGCATTCCCGCCCAGCAGCGCCGGGACGAGCAGCCCGTTTGCGCCTCCCGCCGTGGCTTCCGGCAGGTTCTGGATGATCGTCCGCACGACCTCAGTGAAGGCGAGCGTGGCGATGGCGAAGTACATTCCGCTCAGGCGCATGGTCACGGCGCCCAGAATCAGCGAGATCAGCCCGGCGATCAGCGCCGCGACCGGCATCGCCAGGAACCAGGGCATCACCTTGCTCAGTAGCGCGAAGCCGTAGGCCCCCAGCCCGTAAAAGGCGGCGTGCGCCAGGGAGACCTGTCCGCTCCGCGCCAGAATGTCCCACGACAGCGCCAGCACCCCGGCCACCAGCGTGAAGAAGGCGATCTGGAGCAGGTACTCGGCCCGTTCTCCCAGCGGCAGGAACGGGAACACCAGCGCCAGCAGGAAGAACAGGCCCAGCGGCAGCAGCGACCGCAGGGGCACGTCGGGGCGGCGGACCACGGCCCGGCCTCTATCCAATGCCTGACTCATTTCGCCCCCCGGTAGGAGCGGTAGACCAGCGTGGCGAAGATCAAGAGAAAGAACACCGCGTCACTCCAGCCGCCTCCGCCCGGCACGTAAGTCTGCACCAGCGCCTCCGACACGCCCAGCACCACCGACGCCCACAGCACGCCCGTCAGGTTGCCCAGCCCCGCCATCACGATGATGGCAAAGGCCTTGAGGGCGAAGACCAGGCCCACCGTGGGCGAGGCGAACAGCAGCACGGCGACCAGCACGCCCGCGATCGCCGCCAGCGCACAGCTCACCCCGAAGGCGATCAGGTACACCCGGTCCACGTTGATGCCGATGAGCTGCGAGCCCCGGCGGTTCTGCGCCACCGCCCGCATCTGACGGCCCAGGGTGGTGCGGTACAGCACCCCGTACAGCGCTCCCAGAATCAGCACCGCGAACCCGAACGCGATCGCTTTGGGACCGCCCACGCTAAGTTCCCCGATGGAGAGGCTGCTGCCCTGGTACCCGGTCGTCACCGTGCGGGTGTTGCCCCCCAGCCAGATCAGCGCGAGGTTTTGCAGCAGGATGCCCAGCCCGAAGGTCAGGAGCATCTGGTTGAGTTCGGGGGCCAGCAGCACGTGCCGGATGCTGACCCGGTAGGTCAGCGCCCCGACGCCGAAGACGGCGAGCGCGGCGAAGGGCAGCGAGATCAGGGGGTCCACGCCCAGGTAGGTGCTCAGCGCCCAGGCCAGAAAGGCCCCGATCATCAGGAACTCGCCGTGCGCGAAGTTCACGATGCCCACCACGCCGACCGCCAGCGCCAGCCCCGACGCGACGAGCGCGTAGATGCCGCTTTGCAGCAGGCCGTTGAGCAGGGTTTGTAAAAAGAGTTCCATGCGAGGCTCCGTAGGGGAGAAGGGTAGAGGAGGCAAAAGGGGAGCCGCCCCGGTGGTGGCGGGCGGCCCTGGCGGGGGAGTCGGTGGCCGGGCTCTAGGTCAGAGGGCCAACCACCGACCCCGTCAGGCTCACTTGCCCCAGACCGTCGTCTTCTTGGCGAACTTCAGCGGGTAGACGGGTGCGCGGTCGTCGCCGAGGTACTGGAAGCTCAGCCAGCTTCCGGCCTTGAAGCCCTGGTAGCGGGTCTTGTTGCTCTTGGTGAAGGTCAGCGGACCGAAGGGCGTCTGGGTGTTCGTCGCCGCGAGGGCAGCGGCCACCTTGTCCTTGTCGGTGCTGCCCGCCTTGTTGATGGCGGCGGCCAGCGTCTTGAGGTTCACGTAGGCCAGCGGCGCGAAGTATTCCTCGGTCACGTTGCCGAACTTCTTGCGGTAGGCGTTGACAAAAGCGCGGCTCTGGGCGTTCGGGCTGGTCGGGAGCCACAGGCTCAGGCCCGCCACGTTGTCGGCCAGTCGGTTTTTCTCGAAGCCGACGGGCCACGAGGGAGGCGTGCCGTAGATCAGGCCCACGTTCAGATTCTGCTGCTTGATCTCGGTCGCCAGCGGCAGGGCGTCGGTGTCGTAGCCCACCCAGTAGAAGATGTCGGGGCGGGCGGCCTTCGCCTTGGAGACGATCGGCCCGAAGTTGCCGCTGCCCGTCTTGAACTTCTCGGTCATCACGACGTTGAAGCCCGCCTTCTTGAAGGCCGCGACCGTGTCGCCTATCCCCGCCGACCCGAAGGGGCCGTCCTCGTAGGCGATGGCGATGTTGCGGGCCTTCTTCGTCACGCGCAGGTGCTTGAAGTAGTCCAGGATCGCTTCAAAGTTGTAGTAGGACCACGGGTGGTAGTGGAAGAAGTACTTGTGGTCCGCGAAGGCGTCCTCCACGGGCACCGCCGCCGCGCCGATCCAGGCCATGAAGGTGTTGTACTGCTTGGCCGGGCCGCTGATCGCGATGGAGGTGGCGCTGCTGACCCCGCCCACCATGAAGTCCACCTTCTCGACCGTCACCAGCTTGACGAACTCGGGCACGGCCTTGGCGGGGCTGCTGCCGTCGTCCGCGAATTCCAGTTCCAGGGGCCGCCCCAGCACGCCGCCCGCCTTGTTGATCTCCTCCAGCGCCAGCAGGTAGCCGTTGCGGGCCGCCTGCCCCGACACGCTGCCCGCCCCCGAGAGGGGAAGGAGTGCGCCCACCTTGACCGCGCCCGCGCCGGACAGCGCGAGCAGAACGCCCGTCAGAAGCATCTTTTTCATGTTCGTCTGGGAGTGTAGCTGGGCCGCGTCACGCCCGCGTTACAGCCGGGGAGCCGCCCGTGGGGGTGTGACCGCTCCGTAACGTTCCCCCCCTACCCTCGGAAGCGACATGCGACAAGGCGAGGACAGGGGGGGCGCGGCGTTCACGCTGGAGGTGGACGCCGCGCTTGGGGGGGTGAAGGTCCCGGTGCGGCTGGGCGGGCGCACCTGGGGCCAGCCCACGGAGGCGCGGGACAACGCCGTGCTGGTGTGCCACTACTACACCGGCACCGGGCAGGCGGCGGGCGAGGCGGAGGACGGCACGCCCGGCTGGTGGGCACCGCTGATCGGGCCGGGGCGGGCGGTGGACACGGACCGCTACTTCGTGGTGGCGCTGAACACGCCGTCCAATGTGCAGGTCCACGACCCGGCCGTCGTGACGACTGGCCCCGACACCCTGCACCCCGACGGTCAGCCGTGGGGCGGCCGCTTTCCGGCCTGGGACTTCGCCGACCTCCACGCCCTGCAACTGGAGGTGCTGCGTCAGCTCGGCCTGGAGCGCTGGCACGCGGTGATCGGTCCCAGCTTCGGGGGCATGCAGGCCCTCCAGTGGGCGGCCCGCACACCGGACCTCGCCCCGCGCGTGGCGGCGGTGGCGACCAGCCCGTGTGCGGGACCGGTCCTGCGCGACGCCTTCGGGCCGCTGCTGCGCGACGTGGCCCCGACCGGCGGGCTGGCGGGGGCGCTGCGCCTGATCTCCTTCTTCGGGATGGGGGCAGACGGGCTGGAGGCGGCCTTCCGGGACACCGACTTTGGGGCTTACCTGCGCTCGCGCTCGGGGACGGCCAGCCTCGCGCACATCCTCGACATCGCGCGGGTGGTGCAGACGCACGACCTGCACGCGGTCGCCCCCCGCCCCGAGCTGTTCACCCGCTGGCGGGACGCGGGCCTACGCCTGCTGACTGTGAACATCCGGGGCGACCAGTTCTTCCCCGCGCACGAGATGCGGGCTTTCGCGGAAGCGAGTCGGGCGGCGGGCGTGGCGCACACCCACTTCGAGTACGACTCGGCGTGGGGGCACCTGGGGTGCGTGCAGGACACCGCGCCCTTCGCGGGGCTGCTGCGTGGGCTGCTGGACGACACCCTGCCCGCCGCCGCGCCGCCTCCCGACCTCGCGGGCGCGGGGGAGGTGCCCCATGCCTGAGCGCGTGCTGGTCGCGCTGCACGGCAACTTCGCCTCCTCGGCTTGGTGGGTGGACCTGCTGGCCGCTCCGCCGGAAGGCTGGCGTGTCCTCGCCCCCGACCTCCCCGGCTTCGCGGGGACGACTCACGAGGGCGAGGTCGGCATCGCCGCCTACGCTGACTGGCTGGAAGGCTGGATGGAGGGTGAGGGCGTCACGCGTCCGGTGCTGCTGGGGCACTCGCTGGGGGGGGCGGTCGTGCTGGAAGCGGCGGCCCGTCGCCCCGACGCCTACGCCGGACTGATTCTGGCGGCGTCGGCTCCCCTGACTGGCCTGGTCACCCCCGAGGAGAATTACCCCGTGCTGGAGCTGCTACGCGGCAATGCGGGACTGCGGGAGATGAGCTTGGGGGCGCTCTTCCCATCGCGCCGGCCCGACAACTTCGCCACGCTGCTGGACCACGCGGGCCAGATGGCTCCCAGCCACTACAGCGGCAACGCCCGCGCCCTGGCCGCGTGGAGCGTGGAGCCGGGGCGCCTCGCCGGGCGGCCCGTGCTCGTGCTGGGGGGCGAGCTGGACGCGCTGGTCACGCCGGAGCTGGTGCGGGCACAAGCCGCCGCGCTGGGAACGGACGCGATGGTCTTGCCCGGCGTCGGCCACGGCTTTCCACAGGAAGACCCCGCCGCCTTCCGTGCCCTGCTGCAATCGTTCCTCGATACGCTGTCCTGAATTAGTCTGGAGCCGACATGAACAAGGTCTACCCGAGCGCGAGTGAAGCGCTGCAAGACATTGTGGCCGACGGCCAG from the Deinococcus sp. NW-56 genome contains:
- a CDS encoding Crp/Fnr family transcriptional regulator — translated: MSVLDELRTSPLFQGVPEDAVREAAGIVTPRHFRRGELIVEQDAQGEAMHLVTRGVVRVSRVSVGGRERVLGDLYAPGVIGETSVLARQERSASVRALEEVRTLMLYRSHFELILRHHPKVLWNLAEMLARRVTLLNDELIAFGLNTEAALAHVFGHLHAVRVAAGVPRPEVLPLSTADIMARTSSSRETVVRVLKRMEGHGLLRVGPQSVTLLNPAALDQVSLEAADAD
- a CDS encoding class I SAM-dependent rRNA methyltransferase, whose amino-acid sequence is MTKASRLASVTLKPGAVRRISGRYPFGHAGDIGEAGPGIEAGEVVDVRAPDGSLIGRGYFNPQGATPLRMLTWTPGEAIDLAFYRSRVRAALARREGRIENTDARRVLYAEADGLPGVVADQFGDVLSVQLRNAGVERHRDLILRALREETDATSAFERSDTGERRREGLELRTGVLWGDVPERVTFHEDDLSLHFSPFDAQKTGFFLDQRDNRRLMRSLAAPGEGFLDVYSYTGGFSLHAARAGAKPVALDKDQAALGVLEREARENGVQVGVRWGDAIETLTALEREKRTFGAAVLDPPTLAKRKEDVPRAKRIFTDGSARALRMLRPGGHLLVSTCAHYIRVDDLLDAARVAAGEAGCGAEVVAITYQPADHPHLLSVPESLYLKSVLLKKEA
- a CDS encoding alpha/beta hydrolase; the encoded protein is MEQFAQFVVGGQRVYGMLHVPEEHSLGGGRPAQGWPSVVMLHGFTGNRAGDHRLLPLFSRYLAARGVASLRFDFRGSGESEGDFSEMTVAREVEDTEAAFGYVRGLPMLDPERVMLLGFSMGGLVAALAAERVRPHRLALWAPALPELWLGFLRGGYAPPVIRDYGGWPLGREFLLEMPRVQPLEAAARWGGVARVFHGDADTVCPPDFGVRYAQALGCDAVAIPGANHTFDSLEAVERLYQETGRFVTGG
- a CDS encoding ABC transporter ATP-binding protein, which encodes MTATQMNPAASRTQGQELVIENLAAGYGKVQVLWDVSLRVAPGEFVAMIGANGAGKTTTLRAVSGVVKPSAGRITLGGRDITRSAPSQIVGLGLGHVPEGRELFPLMTVRENLELGAAMRPEARAVQAQTLAHVYELFPRLSERAGQLAGTLSGGEQQMVAVGRALMSRPSVLVVDEPSLGLSPLMTQTVFEALKAVNQEGVTVLLVEQNVGLSLKLAHRAYVLENGQVVKEGSGAELLADPAVREAYLAL
- a CDS encoding ABC transporter ATP-binding protein: MTAVGVQPSAVGQGDVVLRADGLSKRFGGLLAVQNVSFSQYDGEILAVIGPNGAGKTTLLNLLSGVYRPSSGRLHLLGRDVTQEPMEARCHAGLGRAFQIVRPFPEMTVHENVTVGALFGKRGVTLGQARERAYDLLERTGLAAHADKEAHELTLLQDKRLEVARALATQPRVLLLDEVMAGLRPGEAQEAVGLVRSVRDSGVSVLFIEHIMPVVRDLADRVVVMDQGQVLAEGTYREVTANPQVVAAYLGTEEGLHA
- a CDS encoding branched-chain amino acid ABC transporter permease, yielding MSQALDRGRAVVRRPDVPLRSLLPLGLFFLLALVFPFLPLGERAEYLLQIAFFTLVAGVLALSWDILARSGQVSLAHAAFYGLGAYGFALLSKVMPWFLAMPVAALIAGLISLILGAVTMRLSGMYFAIATLAFTEVVRTIIQNLPEATAGGANGLLVPALLGGNARAQYFLAFGILLFTALVSLAIRRSRLHHAFAAIRQGEETARVLGVSVVKYKLLAFFISSFLAALGGVLYAGKTFFINPLETFSLANSIAPLTTSIFGGLYTTLGPILGATVLRVAEEILHAYIKNGYLVVYGLVLMLSILWLPRGLMGLFKRGKHGGDV
- a CDS encoding branched-chain amino acid ABC transporter permease, producing MELFLQTLLNGLLQSGIYALVASGLALAVGVVGIVNFAHGEFLMIGAFLAWALSTYLGVDPLISLPFAALAVFGVGALTYRVSIRHVLLAPELNQMLLTFGLGILLQNLALIWLGGNTRTVTTGYQGSSLSIGELSVGGPKAIAFGFAVLILGALYGVLYRTTLGRQMRAVAQNRRGSQLIGINVDRVYLIAFGVSCALAAIAGVLVAVLLFASPTVGLVFALKAFAIIVMAGLGNLTGVLWASVVLGVSEALVQTYVPGGGGWSDAVFFLLIFATLVYRSYRGAK
- a CDS encoding amino acid ABC transporter substrate-binding protein, which produces MKKMLLTGVLLALSGAGAVKVGALLPLSGAGSVSGQAARNGYLLALEEINKAGGVLGRPLELEFADDGSSPAKAVPEFVKLVTVEKVDFMVGGVSSATSIAISGPAKQYNTFMAWIGAAAVPVEDAFADHKYFFHYHPWSYYNFEAILDYFKHLRVTKKARNIAIAYEDGPFGSAGIGDTVAAFKKAGFNVVMTEKFKTGSGNFGPIVSKAKAARPDIFYWVGYDTDALPLATEIKQQNLNVGLIYGTPPSWPVGFEKNRLADNVAGLSLWLPTSPNAQSRAFVNAYRKKFGNVTEEYFAPLAYVNLKTLAAAINKAGSTDKDKVAAALAATNTQTPFGPLTFTKSNKTRYQGFKAGSWLSFQYLGDDRAPVYPLKFAKKTTVWGK
- a CDS encoding alpha/beta fold hydrolase, with translation MRQGEDRGGAAFTLEVDAALGGVKVPVRLGGRTWGQPTEARDNAVLVCHYYTGTGQAAGEAEDGTPGWWAPLIGPGRAVDTDRYFVVALNTPSNVQVHDPAVVTTGPDTLHPDGQPWGGRFPAWDFADLHALQLEVLRQLGLERWHAVIGPSFGGMQALQWAARTPDLAPRVAAVATSPCAGPVLRDAFGPLLRDVAPTGGLAGALRLISFFGMGADGLEAAFRDTDFGAYLRSRSGTASLAHILDIARVVQTHDLHAVAPRPELFTRWRDAGLRLLTVNIRGDQFFPAHEMRAFAEASRAAGVAHTHFEYDSAWGHLGCVQDTAPFAGLLRGLLDDTLPAAAPPPDLAGAGEVPHA
- a CDS encoding alpha/beta fold hydrolase, with the protein product MPERVLVALHGNFASSAWWVDLLAAPPEGWRVLAPDLPGFAGTTHEGEVGIAAYADWLEGWMEGEGVTRPVLLGHSLGGAVVLEAAARRPDAYAGLILAASAPLTGLVTPEENYPVLELLRGNAGLREMSLGALFPSRRPDNFATLLDHAGQMAPSHYSGNARALAAWSVEPGRLAGRPVLVLGGELDALVTPELVRAQAAALGTDAMVLPGVGHGFPQEDPAAFRALLQSFLDTLS